ATGCCCAGCGCCAGATCGATCGAGAGGTCGAGCGGAAGATGTCCTCGCTCGCCGGAATGCTCGGCCTGCCCCCGGGCCTCGGCGGCTGAGCGGGCGCGCAGGCGTGGCCGGCGGATCCCGGGCGGGTGACCCGATCGCGGAGCTGGCCGACCGGCTGCGGCGGCTCCCGGGGGTGGGGCCGCGCTCGGCCCAGCGGATCGCCTACCACCTCGCCCGGGCTCCGGCCGCCGAGGTCCGCGCCCTCGGCGAGGCGATCGCGCGGCTGCCCGAGGCGCTCGGCACCTGCCGCGTTTGCGGCAACCTCTCCGGCGGCGACCTCTGCGCGATCTGCAGCGACGAGCGCCGCGACGCCACGCTGCTGTGCGTGGTCGAGCACGCCGACAACCTGGCGGCGATCGAACGATCCGGCGTCTACCGGGGGCGCTACCACGTCCTCGGCGGCGCGATCGCCCCGCTCCAGTCGATCGGACCCGAGCAGCTCCGCATCGACAGCCTGATCCGGCGCATCCGAGAAGGTGGCGTCGAGGAGGTGATCCTCGCCACCAATCCCACCGTGGAGGGGGAGGCGACCGCCCTGTACCTCGCCCGGGCGCTGGCGCCCCTCGGCGTCCGGGTGACCCGGCTGGCCACCGGCGTCCCCGTGGGGAGCGAACTCGAATACGTCGACAAGTCCACGCTGGCCAAGGCCCTCGAGGGCCGGCGCCGCCTGGCCCCCGGGGAGTGAGCCCCCGGCCCGCCGGCGGATTGCCCCACCCCAGCCCCGGACCTAGATTCCGCGTCGCAGGGTGGTGGCGCCTGCCAGGCGCCCGCGCGCGGCGGCAACGGGGAGGCGAAGAGAGCGGGATGGCCGGATCGGAACTGATCCTCCACGAAGAGGATTTCCTCGCCATCTCCGGGCTGGCGGACGATCTCCTGCGCCGGGCGAACGCGCGCTTCGTCGCCGTCATCGACCGCAACGGGCAGCCGATCGCCTGGTCGGGCGTGCTCCGGAACGTCGACCGGACCGCCCTCGCGTCGCTCGCCGCCGGCAACGTCGCCGCCACCGAGACGCTGGCCAAGATGATCGGGGAGCCGAGCTTCTCCACGCTCTACCACGAGGGGGAGCGCGAGCACCTCTTTCTATCGACGATGGGCGAGATCGCGATCATGCTGATCGCGTTCGACGAGCGGTCGTCGCTGGGCCTCGTGCGGCTCCGCGTCCGCCAGGCCGAGCCGATGTTCCGGGAGGCGCTGGAACGGGTCGTCTCGCGCTCGCGTGCGGCCGCGGCCGGCCTGAAGGCCGGCGGCCCGGAAATGCCCGAGATCACCGACGAGGACATCGACAACCTCTTCGGGGACCAGTTCGGGAGCTGAGGTCGGGGCATGCCGTTCATCAACTACGCACAGCGCGAGATCACCTGCAAGCTCGTCTACTACGGGCCGGGCCTCGGCGGCAAGACGACGAACCTCCAGTGGATCTACGAGCAGACCAACCCCGAGGCGAAGGGCAAGATGGTCAGCCTCGCCACGGAGAGCGATCGGACGCTCTTCTTCGACCTCCTCCCGCTGACGCTCGGCACGATCCACGGGTTCAAGGTCCGCTTCCAGCTCTACACGGTCCCCGGACAGATCTTCTACGAGGCCTCGCGGCGGCTGATCGTCAAGGGGGCCGACGGGGTCGCGTTCGTCGCCGACTCCCAGGCTTCCCGCCTCGACGCGAACATCGAGTCGCTGCGCGGCCTGCGCGAGCATCTCAAGACCCACGGCCTCGACTTCGCCACCCTCCCCTACGTCCTCCAGCTCAACAAGCGCGACATGCCGACCGCGCTCCCGGTGGACGTGCTGGTCGCGAAGCTCCGGCTGAAGGGCGAGCCGGTGATCGAAGCGGTCGCGCCGAAGGGGATCGGCGTGTTCGAAACGCTCAAGGCTCTCGTCAAGCAGACCCTCGCCCGCCTCCGCCAGGGAGCGATGGCCTGATCCCATCCGGGCTCGGCCTCCCGTCGCAATTCCGCCGCGCGCGGGAAGGCGATCCGCCGCCGCCGGGAAACGGGCGTGTGGGCTCGCACCCGGCCGGTTCGCCGGGGGTGGCGCGGGCCCATGGTCATGACATACTAGTTAGTAAGAACCTCTGCGAGCGAACCAGCGGCACCCTCCCTGGCCCGCGGCGGGTGTGCCGGCGCGCGGCGGCATCGAACCGCCGCGGGGAGTGGTGGCGTGACGCGGGCGCTTCCGGCCGTGGTCCACGGGCGCTTCCGCGCGACCGCCTCGGCGGGGCGCGCGGTCGGGCTCGGGTGCCGTGCGCTGGCAGCGGCGCCCGTCGACTCGAACCCGGCCGCGGCGCTAGGCTTACCGGCACCCGGAGGCGGGGCCCCGGCGGTGCGGCGCCGCGCCGGTGAGACCGGGAGGCGCTGTGAGCGGGAACCGGCCGGATCTCGAGCAGCGGGTCGCGGAGCTGGAAAGGCGTCTCGATCGGATCGAGCGCCGGGTCGAGGCGCTGGCCGCCGCCGGGCCGGAGGCCTGGACGGTCGCCGAGGTCCCGGAGACCGCCGCCCCGCCGACCCGGAGCCGGGGGCCGCGGCCCGCCGCGTGGCTGGCGCTCACCGGCCGCACGTTCGTCGTCCTCGCCGGAGCCTTCGCCTGGAGGGCTCTCACCGAGTCGGGTGTCCTGCCGCAGGAGGCCGGCACGGCGCTGGGGATCGCCTACGCGCTGGTCTGGCTCGTCATGGCCGACCGGGCGGCCGCGCGGGACGACCGACTCTCGGCCGGGTTCCACGGACTGGCGACCGCACTGATCGCCTTCCCCCTGGTCGGGGAGGCGACGGCGAAGTTCGGTTTCCTCACGCCCACGCAGGGAGCGGTGGCCCTGTCGATCGCCGCGGGCGGAGCGCTGCTGCTCGCCTGGCGGCGGCATCTGCGCGGCTTGGCCTGGACGATGACCTCCGCGGCGGTGGCGACCGCCTGGGCGCTGGCGGTGGCCACGCAGCGTTTCGTCCCGTACGCCCTCGTGCTCGTCGGCCTGGCGGCGGTGGCTCAGTGGCTCGGCTACTCGCGGCGATGGACGGTGCTCGCTTCCCTCGCCACCTACGTGGCCGCGATCACGCTCGCCGGTATGACCGCCATCGCCACGCTCGGCCCCTCGGAGCGCGTCCGGCACCTGTTCGAGCCCGAGGCGCTCGCGGCGGTCGAGTTGATCTTCCTGGCCCTCTCCCTGGCCGGCGGCGGAATCCGGGCGGGCTGGCTGGGAGGCGAACTCGGAGCGATCGAGATCGCCCAGCTCGCCACCGCCGCAGCGGTCGCGGTGGCGGGCGCACCGTGGCTGGTGCCGGCCCCGAGGCGG
The sequence above is drawn from the Acidobacteriota bacterium genome and encodes:
- the recR gene encoding recombination protein RecR, whose product is MAELADRLRRLPGVGPRSAQRIAYHLARAPAAEVRALGEAIARLPEALGTCRVCGNLSGGDLCAICSDERRDATLLCVVEHADNLAAIERSGVYRGRYHVLGGAIAPLQSIGPEQLRIDSLIRRIREGGVEEVILATNPTVEGEATALYLARALAPLGVRVTRLATGVPVGSELEYVDKSTLAKALEGRRRLAPGE
- a CDS encoding roadblock/LC7 domain-containing protein, whose translation is MAGSELILHEEDFLAISGLADDLLRRANARFVAVIDRNGQPIAWSGVLRNVDRTALASLAAGNVAATETLAKMIGEPSFSTLYHEGEREHLFLSTMGEIAIMLIAFDERSSLGLVRLRVRQAEPMFREALERVVSRSRAAAAGLKAGGPEMPEITDEDIDNLFGDQFGS
- a CDS encoding gliding-motility protein MglA, with translation MPFINYAQREITCKLVYYGPGLGGKTTNLQWIYEQTNPEAKGKMVSLATESDRTLFFDLLPLTLGTIHGFKVRFQLYTVPGQIFYEASRRLIVKGADGVAFVADSQASRLDANIESLRGLREHLKTHGLDFATLPYVLQLNKRDMPTALPVDVLVAKLRLKGEPVIEAVAPKGIGVFETLKALVKQTLARLRQGAMA